A genomic window from Schistocerca serialis cubense isolate TAMUIC-IGC-003099 chromosome 4, iqSchSeri2.2, whole genome shotgun sequence includes:
- the LOC126474814 gene encoding craniofacial development protein 2-like translates to MVGVPENERVIVGGDLNGHVGGRKGGEERWHGGGGYGKRNEEGKKIVEFAVAFDLVIMNTYFQRKREKLITYRSGENISQIDYILCRRKYGGEVRNTNIIYGEGINTT, encoded by the coding sequence ATGGTCGGAGTACCAGAGAATGAAAGAGTGATAGTCGGAGGGGATCTAAATGGTCATGTTGGCGGAAGGAAAGGTGGGGAAGAGAGGTGGCATGGAGGAGGGGGGTATGGCAagagaaatgaggaaggaaaaaagaTAGTGGAGTTTGCAGTGGCTTTTGATCTAGTGATTATGAATACCTACttccaaagaaaaagagaaaaactaatAACATACAGGAGTGGCGAAAATATaagccaaattgattacatattatgTAGAAGGAAATATGGTGGGGAGGTGCGAAATACTAACATCATATACGGTGAAGGAATAAACACAACGTAA
- the LOC126474815 gene encoding uncharacterized protein LOC126474815 → MKVFKRQRHINQFERKIKWLRLKDKNLREEFSEEVQGKVKLAESVQEWWKINSAVIRKTGEEVFGLTSQRGVPGDKEAWWWNEEVQKVVKEKKDAKRKWDMSRSAEDGQAYKRAKKEAKRAVAKTKAESVREAYEQLQKNQDMRQLIWIGKSRDKASKDLTAIKQMKDEIGIILHGHGKIIQRWLNYFEKLLNEENVRVKTEEGGQTKD, encoded by the coding sequence ATGAAAGTATTTAAAAGACAGAGGCACATAAATCAATTTGAAAGGAAAATTAAGTGGTTGAGATTAAAGGATAAAAATTTGAGAGAGGAGTTTAGTGAAGAAGTACAGGGAAAGGTAAAATTGGCAGAGAGTGTGCAGGAGTGGTGGAAAATTAATAGTGCTGTTATAAGGAAGACTGGGGAGGAAGTATTTGGGTTAACATCTCAGAGAGGGGTGCCAGGAGATAAGGAAGCATGGTGGTGGAATGAAGAGGTGCAGAAGGTTGTGAAGGAAAAGAAAGACGCTAAGAGGAAGTGGGATATGTCCAGAAGTGCTGAGGATGGGCAAGCATACAAAAGAGCAAAGAAGGAGGCAAAACGAGCCGTGGCTAAAACTAAAGCTGAATCAGTAAGGGAGGCAtacgaacaactacagaaaaatcaggatATGAGACAACTGATATGGATAGGCAAATCAAGAGATAAAGCTTCTAAGGatctaacagcaataaaacaaatgaaagatgaaatagGAATAATTCTGCATGGTCATGGAAAAATAATCCAAAGGTGgttgaattattttgagaaattgctgaatgaagaaaacgtaagagtgaaaactgaggaaggAGGGCAAACAAAGGATTAA